In Microbulbifer salipaludis, a genomic segment contains:
- the infA gene encoding translation initiation factor IF-1 produces the protein MAKDDYIEMEGEVIDTLPNTTFRVKLENGHVVIAHISGKMRKNYIRILTGDKVKVELTPYDLSKGRITYRAR, from the coding sequence ATGGCAAAAGACGATTACATTGAAATGGAAGGTGAGGTGATCGACACCCTGCCCAACACTACATTCCGCGTGAAATTGGAAAATGGACATGTGGTAATCGCACATATTTCCGGCAAGATGCGCAAAAACTACATTCGTATCCTCACCGGCGATAAGGTCAAGGTGGAACTCACCCCTTACGACCTGAGCAAGGGCCGCATCACGTACCGCGCCCGCTAA